The following coding sequences lie in one Spirosoma sp. KUDC1026 genomic window:
- a CDS encoding T9SS type A sorting domain-containing protein: protein MTYWKLPAWLLVAGLLLSSPLLAQRTGQSEKAASYQQFVRQMRTEYPGVRTICYGTNRDAFTKLLPPDAFLKSRQNPNARQAAATSQFIVTYNGFSPQAQAAFQYAVDIWSTLIVSSVPIRIRANWTRQANNVLGSAGPTGYRILVNGSQKATSFYPIALAEKISRTQLNHPDSSDISANFNQNYNWYYGTDAKPPAGQADLVSVVLHEIGHGLGIIGGFGTTGSLGEFSAGQPFVYDNFIENSQGQRLVNSFQDNSNALYRQLTGGALYLNGPILRRNTGQRARIYAPVTFAASSSIYHLDETAYPAGNINSLMTPQIDNAEAIHNPGPLILNLFTDMEWKTTSVLHTPLADSEDSRDLVFRVQVVSDTVLNENSIRLFYRKGGADTTYTSVTPTRVGTTNEYTYTLPAAQAQGDVRYYFQAQDASGRTFTNPGKRPDGSQLPHQVQTGPDNTPPIIRYSPDKNFIFNPAATDSLSVYAHISDNRATGIDTAYVEYRVNGGTQVSGIPLFYNRATFIDGFDSVYVGRIRFAANSLKAGDQVSYRIVARDSSRARNQAATAFYTLSVVGLQAARSSYTNSFTAAGATTDFANYGFSVTTTAGITNPALQSEHPYRNGSNYAYQSNYESVLLVPITLKTNPDSAVIRFSEIVLVEPNESGSAFGNDGFYDYVIVEGSRDNGRNWREFQVGYNANDQVDWLNAFNRGLVADPTNASAQNSTAVGTTALYKQREIQLLGNGFFQGGNQVLIRFRLYADQLVHGWGWAIDNLQIQVPPPPPVLATEPISKGRFAVYPNPANTGIVQLEADLPKATPQADLVVTGMMGQSIRQQTLKVGGTKISERLDLSGLPTGLYVLRLTAGDAVLTQKVILTR from the coding sequence ATGACTTATTGGAAATTGCCGGCCTGGCTTCTGGTCGCCGGACTGCTCCTGTCGAGTCCGCTGCTGGCTCAACGTACCGGTCAGTCTGAAAAAGCTGCCTCGTACCAGCAGTTTGTACGCCAGATGCGTACTGAATACCCCGGTGTCAGAACCATCTGCTACGGCACGAACCGTGACGCCTTTACCAAGCTCCTCCCCCCAGATGCGTTCCTGAAAAGCCGGCAAAACCCGAACGCCCGGCAGGCAGCGGCTACGTCCCAGTTCATCGTTACGTACAACGGTTTCTCCCCCCAGGCGCAGGCCGCTTTTCAGTACGCCGTGGATATCTGGTCAACGCTGATCGTTTCGTCCGTGCCCATTCGTATTCGGGCCAACTGGACGCGGCAGGCTAACAACGTACTAGGATCAGCCGGTCCAACCGGTTATCGTATATTGGTCAATGGCTCCCAGAAGGCTACGAGTTTTTACCCGATTGCGCTCGCCGAGAAAATCTCCCGGACACAGCTCAACCACCCGGACTCGTCCGATATCAGCGCTAATTTCAATCAAAATTACAACTGGTATTACGGTACCGATGCCAAACCACCCGCTGGCCAGGCCGACCTGGTCAGTGTCGTGCTCCACGAAATTGGTCACGGGCTGGGTATTATCGGCGGTTTCGGTACGACAGGCTCGCTGGGGGAGTTCTCCGCTGGACAGCCTTTCGTCTATGACAATTTTATCGAAAATAGTCAGGGGCAGCGGTTAGTTAATTCATTTCAGGATAATTCTAACGCCCTTTATCGTCAACTGACGGGTGGAGCCCTGTACCTGAACGGCCCTATTCTCCGGCGAAATACGGGACAGCGCGCCAGAATTTATGCGCCCGTGACATTCGCGGCCTCCTCAAGCATTTACCACCTGGACGAAACTGCCTATCCAGCGGGCAACATCAATTCACTGATGACTCCGCAGATTGATAACGCCGAAGCTATTCACAATCCAGGCCCACTCATTCTGAATCTGTTTACCGACATGGAGTGGAAAACCACGTCGGTGTTACACACCCCCCTGGCGGATAGTGAAGACAGTCGAGATCTGGTATTTAGGGTGCAGGTCGTTAGTGACACCGTTCTGAACGAGAACTCCATCCGATTGTTTTACCGCAAGGGAGGGGCAGACACAACCTACACCTCCGTTACGCCCACGCGGGTAGGTACAACGAATGAATATACCTACACACTGCCGGCCGCCCAGGCGCAGGGTGATGTCCGGTATTATTTCCAGGCGCAGGATGCTTCCGGACGAACCTTTACCAACCCTGGTAAACGACCAGACGGTTCCCAGCTTCCCCATCAGGTGCAGACCGGGCCCGACAACACCCCTCCGATTATCCGTTACAGCCCCGACAAGAACTTTATTTTTAATCCGGCAGCAACGGATAGTCTATCTGTTTATGCCCATATTTCCGACAATAGAGCAACAGGAATTGACACCGCCTATGTTGAATATCGGGTTAATGGAGGAACACAGGTTAGTGGCATTCCTCTTTTCTACAATCGGGCTACATTCATTGACGGCTTTGATAGTGTGTATGTTGGTCGTATCCGTTTCGCGGCAAACTCCTTAAAAGCGGGGGATCAGGTTTCCTATCGCATTGTAGCGCGGGATTCGTCGCGGGCGCGCAATCAGGCCGCCACCGCCTTTTACACCTTATCGGTCGTGGGTCTACAGGCTGCCCGGTCCTCCTACACGAACTCGTTTACAGCGGCCGGAGCGACAACGGACTTTGCCAATTACGGATTTAGCGTAACAACGACGGCTGGCATTACCAATCCTGCGCTACAGTCTGAGCATCCCTATCGCAATGGTAGCAACTATGCGTACCAGAGCAATTACGAGTCGGTATTGCTGGTGCCCATTACGTTAAAAACAAACCCGGATAGCGCGGTTATTCGGTTCAGCGAGATCGTGCTGGTGGAGCCTAATGAATCCGGCAGTGCATTTGGGAATGATGGTTTCTACGATTATGTTATTGTGGAAGGATCGAGAGACAACGGCCGAAACTGGCGAGAGTTTCAGGTTGGCTACAACGCCAACGATCAGGTCGACTGGCTGAATGCCTTCAACAGAGGTCTTGTTGCTGATCCTACGAACGCCAGTGCACAAAACTCTACGGCTGTTGGCACGACCGCTCTCTATAAACAACGAGAGATTCAGCTGTTAGGCAATGGTTTTTTTCAGGGTGGCAACCAGGTTCTGATCCGGTTCCGGCTTTACGCCGATCAGCTCGTGCACGGCTGGGGCTGGGCCATCGACAATCTCCAGATTCAGGTCCCACCACCACCGCCGGTTCTGGCGACCGAGCCCATCAGCAAAGGCCGCTTTGCGGTATATCCTAACCCGGCCAACACGGGTATTGTCCAGCTTGAAGCAGATTTACCCAAAGCAACGCCCCAGGCCGATCTGGTTGTAACGGGCATGATGGGTCAGTCCATTCGCCAGCAGACCCTGAAGGTAGGCGGCACTAAAATCAGCGAGCGCCTTGACCTGAGCGGTTTACCAACGGGGCTTTACGTGCTGCGGCTGACAGCAGGCGATGCGGTACTGACCCAAAAAGTGATTCTGACCCGATAA
- the msrB gene encoding peptide-methionine (R)-S-oxide reductase MsrB, which yields MIQKVIKSDEEWRQILTPEQYRVTRTKGTERPFSGEYCEVHDPGLYACVCCDTDLFESTNKFESGTGWPSFTAPIDPERIRLEEDFTYGMHRVEVLCNVCDAHLGHVFNDGPPPTGMRYCLNSVALVLKRAADQE from the coding sequence ATGATTCAGAAAGTCATTAAGTCGGACGAAGAGTGGCGTCAGATTCTGACCCCTGAGCAATACCGCGTTACGCGTACAAAAGGTACCGAACGCCCTTTTTCGGGCGAATACTGCGAAGTCCACGACCCCGGCCTGTACGCCTGTGTGTGCTGCGACACCGACCTGTTCGAGTCGACAAACAAGTTCGAATCGGGTACGGGCTGGCCGAGTTTTACGGCACCGATCGACCCCGAGCGCATCCGACTGGAAGAAGATTTTACCTACGGGATGCACCGGGTGGAGGTGCTCTGCAACGTCTGCGACGCTCATCTGGGGCACGTTTTCAACGACGGCCCACCACCGACGGGTATGCGCTATTGCCTCAACTCGGTTGCGCTAGTTCTGAAACGTGCGGCCGATCAGGAATAA
- a CDS encoding ATP-dependent DNA helicase RecQ has translation MQEEVVNTALARQDSLVLMPTGGGKSICFQVPALAMKGVCIVVTPLIALMKDQVEQLRRRGIPAAAIYSGMHYREIDATLDNCIYGNTKFLYLSPERLRTEIVIERVKQMTVCLLAVDEAHCISAWGYDFRPPYLQIAEFRELVPDTPIMALTASATPDVQKDIVEKLTLREPGIFRQTFARPNLSYSVMQEDDKEGRLLRVLQRVPGSAIIYVRSRKQTQQLANKLNQYGISTDFYHAGLTNQQRADKQDAWIQNQTRVMVATNAFGMGIDKPDVRLVIHLDVPDSLEAYYQEAGRAGRDGQKAYGLMLYTKGDLENLTFRTEQLYQPVAMLRRVYQAVANYTAVPVGGGEFTSYDFDLHTFTNTFSLPPQETHYALKQLQLEGFIQLTETYFRPSKFTLTLDNRQLYEFQVMNPRFDPFIKLLLRMYGGEAFMDFVTISESALAKAFLVSTEEVMNLLDQLQQREVILYEKQKDKPQLTFLTPRYDAPSLPVNVQELNRRKDLAMRKVKAAIIYTEHLTQCRTRLLQAYFGEAPGEACGICDNCIRRKKQQETPVSPLVREEVRAYVALANGPGVSPKQLSHHFAQTDSQTLARTLEQMLAEEEIRYNKNGNLTLN, from the coding sequence ATGCAGGAAGAGGTAGTCAACACGGCCTTGGCCCGGCAGGATTCGCTGGTACTGATGCCCACGGGGGGCGGTAAATCCATCTGCTTCCAGGTGCCAGCCCTGGCCATGAAAGGGGTTTGTATTGTCGTTACGCCCCTGATTGCGCTGATGAAGGACCAGGTCGAGCAGCTCCGTCGGCGGGGAATTCCGGCGGCCGCGATTTACTCCGGGATGCACTACCGGGAGATTGACGCCACGCTCGATAACTGCATCTACGGAAATACTAAATTCCTTTACCTGTCGCCCGAGCGGCTACGTACCGAAATTGTGATTGAGCGGGTTAAGCAGATGACGGTTTGCCTGCTTGCCGTTGACGAAGCACACTGTATTTCAGCCTGGGGGTACGACTTCCGGCCGCCGTACCTGCAGATTGCCGAGTTCCGGGAGCTGGTTCCCGATACGCCCATCATGGCGCTGACAGCCTCGGCTACACCCGACGTGCAGAAAGATATTGTCGAGAAGCTGACGTTACGCGAGCCTGGGATTTTTCGACAAACGTTCGCCCGGCCCAACCTGTCGTACTCGGTCATGCAGGAGGACGATAAGGAGGGGCGTCTGCTTCGGGTGCTGCAACGCGTACCCGGCTCGGCCATTATTTACGTCCGGAGTCGGAAACAGACCCAGCAATTGGCTAACAAACTGAATCAGTATGGTATTTCGACCGATTTTTACCATGCTGGGCTGACCAATCAGCAGCGGGCTGACAAGCAGGACGCCTGGATTCAAAACCAGACGCGGGTGATGGTGGCTACGAACGCCTTCGGGATGGGCATCGACAAACCCGACGTACGGCTGGTAATTCACCTCGACGTACCGGATTCGCTGGAAGCGTATTATCAGGAAGCCGGGCGGGCCGGGCGCGATGGGCAGAAAGCCTACGGACTCATGCTCTATACCAAAGGTGATCTGGAGAACCTGACGTTCCGTACCGAGCAGCTCTACCAACCCGTAGCCATGCTGCGTCGGGTTTATCAGGCGGTGGCTAACTACACGGCGGTACCCGTTGGCGGGGGGGAGTTTACCAGCTACGATTTCGACCTGCATACCTTTACCAATACGTTCAGTCTGCCGCCCCAGGAAACCCACTATGCCCTGAAGCAGCTGCAGCTGGAAGGTTTCATTCAACTGACGGAGACGTACTTTCGGCCGTCGAAGTTTACGCTGACGCTGGATAATCGGCAGCTTTACGAGTTTCAGGTAATGAATCCGCGCTTCGACCCATTTATCAAGCTGCTGCTGCGCATGTACGGGGGCGAAGCCTTTATGGACTTTGTGACGATTTCGGAGTCGGCGCTGGCGAAGGCTTTTCTGGTGAGTACGGAGGAGGTTATGAACCTGCTGGATCAACTGCAGCAGCGCGAGGTCATTCTGTACGAAAAGCAGAAAGACAAACCGCAGCTGACGTTTCTGACGCCCCGTTACGACGCGCCATCACTGCCCGTGAACGTGCAGGAACTAAACCGGCGGAAGGATCTGGCGATGCGGAAAGTAAAGGCGGCTATAATTTACACCGAACACCTGACGCAGTGTCGTACCCGGCTGTTGCAGGCCTATTTCGGCGAAGCACCCGGCGAAGCCTGCGGCATCTGCGACAACTGCATCCGGCGGAAAAAGCAGCAGGAGACCCCGGTATCACCGCTCGTTCGGGAGGAGGTGCGTGCCTACGTAGCGCTGGCCAATGGGCCGGGCGTATCACCCAAACAACTCTCGCACCACTTCGCTCAGACCGACTCCCAGACGCTGGCCCGAACGCTCGAGCAGATGCTGGCTGAAGAGGAAATTCGCTACAACAAAAACGGTAACCTGACGCTGAACTAA
- a CDS encoding M48 family metallopeptidase — protein sequence MFSFQAIKTTISLSLILLGLSNAVMAQGAGNLVQGALDLANAYRLTNAQVATYSKQAVQKMDAENPVAGPNDPYTQRLNRIVSRLRTVNKTPINYKVYLVKDVNAFATADGSVRVFKGLMDLMSDQEVLAVIGHEIGHVANQDSRDAMKQALQRSAIRNGGAALPGVIGSLARSQVGGIADQLVGAKFSRKQETEADDYSYNFLKRNGYNVTALATSFEKLAKASGGGSNKLTQFMSSHPDSQARAKRIRDRARQDGLAR from the coding sequence ATGTTTTCATTTCAGGCTATAAAAACAACCATCAGTTTATCGCTTATTTTACTTGGGCTTTCTAACGCAGTAATGGCTCAGGGCGCCGGTAACCTGGTGCAGGGAGCGCTCGACCTCGCGAACGCCTACCGATTGACGAACGCCCAGGTGGCGACTTACTCAAAACAGGCCGTTCAGAAAATGGACGCTGAGAACCCCGTCGCGGGGCCTAATGATCCGTACACACAGCGTCTGAATCGGATTGTTAGTCGTCTCCGAACGGTCAACAAGACGCCGATCAATTATAAGGTTTACCTGGTTAAAGACGTAAACGCCTTCGCTACGGCTGACGGTAGTGTGCGGGTGTTCAAAGGGCTGATGGATCTGATGAGCGATCAGGAAGTACTGGCCGTGATTGGTCACGAAATCGGCCACGTAGCTAATCAGGATTCGCGCGATGCTATGAAGCAAGCGCTCCAGCGGTCGGCCATCCGAAACGGTGGGGCTGCCCTGCCGGGGGTTATTGGGTCGCTGGCCCGGTCTCAGGTGGGTGGTATTGCTGACCAGTTGGTTGGCGCTAAATTCAGTCGGAAGCAGGAAACTGAAGCAGATGACTATAGCTACAATTTCCTGAAGCGTAACGGCTACAACGTAACCGCGCTGGCGACCTCATTCGAAAAGCTGGCCAAGGCAAGTGGCGGTGGCAGTAACAAACTGACGCAGTTTATGTCGTCGCACCCCGACAGCCAGGCCCGGGCGAAACGTATTCGTGATCGCGCCCGGCAGGATGGATTAGCCCGATAA
- a CDS encoding DUF2141 domain-containing protein: MKTIITTLSLLLFVCVFSFGNPGRMVADTATHKLTVTLSGVNKRSGKVYIGLANDASSFSGQSIMQKSVDVPASGEISITFDKLKTGRYAVRVYQDLNDNQKIDMAGMMPTEPFGFSNVSVLMGPPDFDQSAFDLDADKSINITMIEM, translated from the coding sequence ATGAAAACGATCATTACTACCTTGAGCCTGCTTCTTTTTGTTTGTGTATTCTCATTTGGCAATCCTGGCCGTATGGTGGCTGATACGGCCACGCATAAGCTCACCGTTACGCTCTCCGGCGTCAATAAGCGGAGCGGCAAAGTGTATATCGGCCTGGCCAATGACGCCAGTTCATTCAGTGGACAATCGATCATGCAGAAGAGTGTGGACGTACCAGCCTCTGGTGAGATCAGCATTACGTTCGACAAGCTAAAGACAGGGCGTTACGCTGTCCGGGTCTACCAGGATCTAAACGATAATCAGAAGATCGATATGGCAGGCATGATGCCAACCGAGCCTTTTGGTTTCTCGAACGTAAGCGTGCTGATGGGGCCGCCGGATTTCGACCAGAGCGCCTTTGATCTGGATGCCGACAAGAGTATTAACATCACGATGATCGAGATGTAA
- a CDS encoding SDR family oxidoreductase, with amino-acid sequence MNQTEFRPESKEMPGQQLPYPAKQSDMNPAPDSDLSNYKAANKLTDKVAIITGADSGIGRAVAIAFAMEGAKVAIAYNENTDDANETKRLVESKGGSCLVIQADVRSSANCKDIVKQTVGHYGKLNILVNNAAFQMAQENLEDITEEQLRRSFDTNIIAYFFMAQAALPHLSEGDAIVNTGSIVGIVGNPILVDYTATKGAIHAFTKSLAIQLGKKKIRVNCVAPGPVWTPNIPGTMPEDEVKNFGHEVALERPGQPEELAPAYVLLASGDGSFMTGSIVEVTGGKLG; translated from the coding sequence ATGAATCAAACAGAATTTCGGCCCGAATCGAAGGAGATGCCCGGTCAGCAACTACCTTACCCTGCCAAACAGTCGGACATGAATCCGGCTCCTGACAGTGATCTGTCGAATTACAAAGCGGCTAATAAGCTGACCGATAAGGTAGCCATCATCACGGGGGCTGACTCCGGCATTGGTAGGGCGGTGGCCATTGCCTTTGCGATGGAAGGCGCTAAAGTTGCCATTGCCTACAACGAAAATACCGACGATGCTAACGAAACGAAACGACTGGTCGAAAGCAAAGGTGGATCCTGCCTGGTCATTCAGGCCGATGTTCGGAGTTCGGCTAACTGTAAAGACATTGTTAAACAGACGGTTGGCCATTACGGTAAACTAAATATTCTGGTGAACAATGCGGCTTTTCAAATGGCACAGGAAAACCTGGAAGACATTACGGAGGAGCAGCTTCGGCGGAGTTTCGATACTAATATCATTGCCTATTTCTTCATGGCTCAGGCAGCGCTGCCGCACCTAAGCGAAGGCGATGCGATCGTGAATACGGGCAGTATTGTTGGTATTGTGGGTAACCCGATTCTGGTGGACTACACAGCGACGAAGGGGGCTATTCATGCCTTCACCAAGTCACTGGCGATCCAACTGGGCAAGAAAAAGATCCGGGTTAACTGCGTGGCTCCCGGCCCGGTCTGGACGCCTAATATTCCGGGTACCATGCCCGAAGATGAAGTTAAAAATTTTGGTCACGAAGTGGCATTGGAACGGCCTGGTCAACCCGAAGAACTAGCCCCGGCCTACGTCCTGCTGGCGTCGGGCGATGGTAGTTTTATGACCGGGAGCATCGTCGAAGTAACTGGTGGTAAGCTGGGCTAG
- a CDS encoding gluconate 2-dehydrogenase subunit 3 family protein, with product MKTYYHYPAGTVRALLDTDMVTDATRQALTERLTKQPSAPKFFSEAELSLLKAICGRLIPQPDRTEPIDIAGGIDERLAGNKSDGWRYDTMPADGDAYRTGLQGVDESAQALFEQPFLQLTGDQQDEVLRRVQAADAPGAVWDKIPSERFFEEMLAEVVGTYYSHPLAQEEIGYVGMADVPTWQRIQLNELETREPKPLDQ from the coding sequence ATGAAAACCTACTATCACTACCCTGCTGGTACCGTACGGGCTCTGCTCGATACGGATATGGTTACTGACGCAACCCGCCAGGCATTGACGGAACGATTGACCAAACAACCCAGTGCACCCAAATTCTTCTCAGAAGCGGAGTTGTCGTTACTGAAAGCGATCTGCGGCCGGCTGATCCCTCAGCCGGATCGGACTGAGCCCATCGACATTGCCGGTGGAATTGACGAGCGACTGGCCGGAAATAAGTCAGACGGGTGGCGTTATGACACCATGCCCGCCGACGGAGATGCTTATCGGACAGGACTGCAGGGCGTTGATGAAAGCGCACAAGCACTATTCGAACAACCGTTTCTGCAACTGACCGGCGACCAACAGGATGAAGTACTCAGACGTGTACAGGCTGCGGATGCGCCAGGTGCTGTCTGGGATAAGATCCCTTCTGAACGCTTTTTCGAAGAAATGCTGGCTGAAGTCGTTGGCACTTATTACAGTCATCCACTAGCACAGGAAGAGATTGGTTACGTCGGTATGGCCGATGTGCCAACCTGGCAACGTATTCAGTTGAACGAGCTGGAAACTCGTGAACCTAAACCGCTTGACCAGTAA
- a CDS encoding GMC family oxidoreductase, whose protein sequence is MKQYTTNETVDAVIIGTGAGGAPLLARLAGAGLKVVALEAGKYWDPKKDFSTDEKAQEKLFWNDERLSAGDDPLPFGSNNSGTGVGGSTLHYTAYTPRVHPDDLKIRTEFGVGEDWPIDFEEIAQYYDEVEHFIGVSGPANYPWGPSRKRSYPLGPLPVNGAGQLMERGCKEVGIKTAPAANAALSAGYYQEGVGHRPACANRGFCQAGCNIGAKASMDVTYIPLAISKGAEIRPECFVTQLIRDASGKISEVVYIRNGQEERQRCRYVFLCAGTIETARLLLMNNLANSSGQVGRNVMAHPGLQIWGEFDEDVRPYKGIPGAMISEDMHRASDADFVGGYLLQSIGVMPVTYMQQMARGRGLWGQELKRAASAYNHVAGINILGDCLPYEHNYMELADEKDSRGLPKPRVYFTNGESEVRMTAHANKVMREIWEAAGAKNIWAFPRNAHVIGTCRMGNDGDRAVVNADGQSFDIPNLYISDNSTFPSALSVNPALTIMALSLRTADRFLTNRNRLD, encoded by the coding sequence ATGAAACAATACACAACGAATGAGACGGTCGATGCGGTTATCATCGGCACGGGGGCGGGTGGTGCGCCCTTACTGGCCCGTTTAGCCGGTGCCGGTCTGAAGGTCGTCGCTCTGGAAGCCGGAAAATACTGGGACCCCAAAAAGGACTTTTCGACTGACGAAAAAGCACAGGAGAAACTTTTCTGGAACGACGAACGCCTGAGCGCGGGAGATGATCCACTGCCATTCGGGAGCAACAATTCGGGTACGGGTGTGGGCGGCTCGACGCTGCATTATACAGCTTATACCCCCCGTGTTCACCCCGACGATTTGAAGATCAGAACCGAGTTCGGAGTTGGTGAAGACTGGCCGATTGACTTTGAGGAGATTGCGCAGTATTACGACGAAGTCGAACACTTTATCGGTGTGTCGGGGCCTGCTAACTATCCCTGGGGGCCTTCCCGAAAGCGATCGTATCCCCTGGGACCGCTGCCCGTCAACGGTGCCGGACAGCTCATGGAGCGGGGCTGTAAAGAAGTCGGTATCAAAACGGCTCCAGCCGCTAATGCAGCTTTGTCGGCGGGTTATTACCAGGAAGGCGTTGGCCACCGACCTGCCTGCGCCAACCGGGGTTTCTGCCAAGCAGGATGCAACATCGGTGCCAAAGCCAGTATGGACGTAACGTACATTCCGTTGGCGATTAGCAAAGGTGCTGAGATCCGGCCCGAGTGCTTCGTAACTCAGTTGATCCGCGATGCATCCGGTAAAATCAGCGAAGTCGTTTACATCCGGAACGGGCAGGAAGAGCGGCAACGATGCCGGTACGTGTTCCTGTGCGCGGGAACGATTGAAACAGCCCGACTCCTACTAATGAACAACCTTGCCAACAGCAGTGGGCAGGTTGGACGTAACGTTATGGCGCACCCTGGTTTGCAAATCTGGGGAGAGTTTGATGAAGATGTCCGACCATACAAGGGTATTCCCGGCGCGATGATTTCGGAAGACATGCACCGAGCGTCTGATGCCGATTTTGTTGGGGGGTATCTGCTCCAGTCGATCGGGGTCATGCCCGTTACGTACATGCAGCAGATGGCACGGGGACGTGGGCTGTGGGGGCAGGAGCTGAAACGAGCTGCTTCGGCTTACAACCACGTTGCAGGTATCAACATCCTAGGCGACTGTCTGCCCTACGAACATAATTACATGGAGTTGGCCGACGAGAAAGACAGTCGGGGGCTGCCCAAACCTCGCGTCTATTTCACCAACGGGGAAAGCGAAGTACGCATGACGGCGCATGCTAATAAAGTAATGCGTGAGATCTGGGAAGCGGCCGGGGCCAAAAATATCTGGGCGTTTCCGCGTAACGCTCACGTTATCGGAACCTGCCGCATGGGAAACGATGGCGACAGGGCAGTGGTCAACGCTGACGGTCAGTCATTCGACATCCCTAATTTATACATCAGCGATAATTCCACGTTTCCGAGTGCGCTTAGCGTAAACCCCGCGTTGACGATTATGGCCTTGTCGTTACGTACCGCTGACCGATTCCTGACAAACCGAAACCGGCTGGATTAA
- a CDS encoding family 1 glycosylhydrolase, with amino-acid sequence MPKGFLSSIKKKYGDGGYDGDQFGGAGGHDGSGFPNADAGNFMFATGIECSYPTIENGKVRRDQLRECGHYDRYKEDLGLVKELGLNVLRYGLPYYSIHQGPGKFDWSFADEAMAEIKRLKITPILDLMHFGVPDWVGDFQNPDLPVLFAEYAAAVADRYPWVRFYTPVNEIYVTARISAKDGVWNEQLKSDKAFVTAMKHAVAASILGTQQIAKRRNDCVIVQSESAEYTHELCATPSPQVSLDNELRFLSLDLLYANSPSATVSMYLMDNGMTREEYDWFMAGKPPGYQIMGNDYYGRNERIRLSDGTIQISMDVLGWYEITKDYYIRYRMPVMHTETNVFEAEDAPMWLRKQWIGIMRMRRDGVPVLGFTWYSLIDQIDWDTQLGEQNNRVNACGLYDLDRKPRPVAEAYRSLLKEFGQITIVPYAEMLEITDRPARLKVNV; translated from the coding sequence ATGCCAAAAGGATTCTTAAGTAGTATCAAAAAGAAATACGGCGACGGTGGTTACGATGGTGATCAATTTGGGGGCGCTGGTGGTCATGACGGCAGTGGTTTTCCCAATGCTGATGCGGGTAACTTCATGTTCGCGACCGGAATTGAGTGCTCGTATCCAACCATCGAAAATGGCAAAGTTCGGCGCGATCAGCTGCGGGAATGCGGGCACTACGACCGGTACAAGGAAGATTTGGGTCTAGTGAAAGAGTTAGGCTTGAACGTACTCCGGTACGGACTTCCTTACTATAGCATTCATCAGGGACCGGGTAAATTCGACTGGAGTTTTGCCGACGAGGCTATGGCCGAAATCAAGCGGTTGAAGATTACACCTATTCTGGACCTGATGCACTTTGGCGTGCCCGACTGGGTAGGTGATTTTCAAAACCCCGACCTGCCCGTTCTTTTTGCCGAGTATGCAGCCGCCGTTGCAGATCGTTACCCCTGGGTACGGTTCTACACGCCCGTCAACGAGATTTACGTAACAGCCCGGATCAGTGCTAAGGACGGCGTCTGGAATGAGCAACTAAAATCAGATAAAGCGTTTGTTACGGCCATGAAGCACGCCGTTGCGGCCAGTATCTTGGGGACCCAGCAGATTGCTAAGCGTCGTAATGACTGTGTGATCGTACAAAGTGAGAGCGCTGAGTATACGCATGAACTATGCGCAACGCCCTCCCCTCAGGTATCGCTCGATAACGAACTCCGCTTTCTATCGCTCGACCTGTTATACGCTAACTCACCTTCGGCCACGGTTAGCATGTACTTGATGGACAATGGAATGACCCGTGAGGAATACGACTGGTTCATGGCTGGGAAACCGCCGGGTTATCAGATTATGGGTAACGACTATTATGGTCGAAACGAGCGCATTCGATTATCGGACGGTACTATTCAGATATCAATGGACGTACTGGGCTGGTACGAGATTACGAAGGACTACTACATTCGGTATCGAATGCCGGTAATGCACACGGAAACCAACGTATTTGAAGCAGAGGACGCGCCGATGTGGCTACGTAAGCAGTGGATAGGTATTATGCGTATGCGCCGTGATGGCGTGCCAGTGTTAGGATTTACCTGGTATAGCCTCATCGACCAGATTGACTGGGACACCCAACTAGGCGAACAGAACAACCGGGTAAATGCCTGCGGATTGTATGATCTGGATCGCAAACCCCGTCCGGTTGCAGAAGCCTACAGAAGCCTGTTGAAAGAGTTTGGTCAGATTACGATCGTTCCTTACGCGGAGATGCTGGAAATCACAGACCGGCCCGCCCGTTTGAAAGTAAACGTCTGA